A region from the Brassica napus cultivar Da-Ae chromosome C8, Da-Ae, whole genome shotgun sequence genome encodes:
- the LOC106419633 gene encoding L-ascorbate peroxidase 1, cytosolic, whose protein sequence is MTKNYPNVSEDYKKAIEKCRRKLRGLIAEKHCAPIMVRLAWHSAGTFDCVTKTGGPFGTMRFTDEQAHEANSGIQIALGLLDPVRVQFPTISFADFHQLAGVVAVEVTGGPEIQFHPGREDKPQPPPEGRLPDATKGCNHLRDVFAKQMGLTDYDIVALSGAHTLGKCHKDRSGFEGAWTSNPLIFDNSYFKELLSGEKEGLIQLVSDKALLDDPTFRSLVEKYAADEDAFFSDYAKAHLKLSELGFADA, encoded by the exons ATGACGAAGAACTACCCAAATGTGAGCGAAGATTACAAGAAGGCTATTGAGAAGTGCAGGAGGAAGCTTAGAGGCTTGATCGCTGAGAAGCACTGCGCACCTATCATGGTCCGCCTCGC ATGGCACTCTGCTGGAACATTTGATTGTGTCACAAAGACTGGTGGTCCCTTCGGAACAATGAGGTTTACCGATGAGCAAGCTCATGAGGCCAACAGTGGTATCCAGATTGCTCTTGGGTTGTTGGACCCCGTCAGGGTCCAGTTCCCTACCATCTCCTTTGCTGATTTCCATCAG CTTGCTGGTGTTGTTGCCGTTGAAGTCACCGGTGGACCTGAAATTCAATTCCACCCTGGAAGAGAG GACAAGCCCCAGCCACCTCCAGAGGGTCGTCTCCCTGATGCTACAAAGGGATGTAACCACTTGAGAGATGTCTTTGCGAAGCAGATGGGTTTGACTGACTATGACATTGTCGCTTTATCTGGTGCCCACACTCTG GGGAAATGCCACAAGGATAGGTCTGGCTTCGAAGGTGCTTGGACTTCAAACCCTCTTATTTTCGACAACTCTTACTTCAA GGAACTCTTGAGTGGTGAGAAGGAAGGTCTAATTCAACTTGTATCTGACAAGGCGCTATTGGACGATCCCACGTTCCGTTCTTTGGTTGAGAAATACGCTGCT GATGAGGACGCCTTTTTCTCTGATTACGCCAAGGCCCACTTGAAGCTTTCTGAGCTAGG GTTTGCTGATGCTTGA